A DNA window from Boseongicola sp. contains the following coding sequences:
- a CDS encoding FtsQ-type POTRA domain-containing protein, with protein MRPMRDPAPSRLAYRMNRLMLTPRFRVFLRFGLPVLLVSAGVAYWASDDTRVAGAGDRFAEVKRQIEQRPEFLVHMMAVEDASDEIANDIRAVLPLDFPVSSFDLDLDDIQTEVEKLNAVAAVAVHIRSGGVLSIEVQERIPAIVWRGPDGLELLDADGHSVKTISSRADRSDLPLIVGKGANENVREGLQLMSIVQGADGRLRGLVRVGERRWDVVLDRDQKIMLPETDAEAALRKVMALNASQDLLARDIAAIDFRNPRRPVLKLTAGAVESMIEIQMTETKDTLR; from the coding sequence ATGCGACCGATGAGAGATCCTGCACCATCCCGTCTGGCTTATCGCATGAACCGGTTGATGCTGACGCCCCGGTTTCGGGTGTTCTTGCGGTTTGGTCTACCGGTGCTACTGGTAAGTGCCGGCGTTGCTTATTGGGCTTCGGACGATACGCGAGTAGCGGGTGCTGGCGACCGTTTCGCCGAAGTGAAGCGCCAGATTGAACAACGGCCCGAGTTTCTGGTGCATATGATGGCTGTCGAGGATGCTTCGGACGAAATTGCAAACGATATACGCGCTGTGTTGCCGCTGGATTTTCCGGTGTCCTCGTTTGATCTGGATCTCGATGACATTCAAACCGAAGTTGAAAAGTTGAATGCGGTCGCCGCAGTGGCGGTTCACATTCGTTCCGGCGGCGTTTTGAGCATTGAAGTACAGGAGCGGATCCCGGCAATTGTCTGGCGAGGGCCGGATGGATTGGAGCTTTTGGATGCAGACGGACACAGCGTTAAGACAATTTCCTCACGAGCGGATCGTAGCGACCTGCCTTTGATCGTGGGGAAGGGGGCCAACGAAAATGTGCGCGAAGGGCTACAATTGATGTCTATAGTTCAGGGTGCAGACGGGCGTTTGCGCGGTTTGGTACGCGTGGGGGAGCGGCGGTGGGACGTGGTCCTAGACCGTGATCAGAAGATCATGCTGCCGGAAACAGATGCCGAGGCTGCTTTGCGCAAAGTGATGGCTTTGAATGCCTCGCAAGACTTGCTGGCGCGCGACATCGCCGCGATTGACTTTCGAAATCCAAGGCGTCCTGTGCTGAAGCTGACGGCGGGCGCAGTCGAATCCATGATTGAAATCCAGATGACCGAGACCAAGGACACACTTAGATGA
- a CDS encoding D-alanine--D-alanine ligase: MSSRTSPKVAVLMGGPSAEREVSLSTGKECAAALREVDFNVVELGAGPDVAARLIATAPDVVFNALHGRWGEDGCVQGILEWLRIPYTHSGVLASALAMDKAKTKSLYARHGIPVAESDLFSRDEVVARHVMAPPYVIKPNNEGSSVGIYIVPEGANGPPMIADTMPETLMVEAYVQGRELTVSVMHDRAFCVTEIVTDGWYDYHAKYAPGGSRHVLPAEVPSEISEACLSLSVKAHQALGCRGVSRTDFRWDDTRGINGLIALETNTQPGMTPTSLVPEQGAFIGISFPDLCAQLVEDASCDR, encoded by the coding sequence ATGTCGAGCAGGACGTCCCCGAAAGTTGCGGTACTCATGGGCGGACCCTCAGCAGAGCGTGAGGTGTCTTTGTCCACTGGGAAAGAATGTGCGGCCGCGCTGCGGGAAGTAGATTTCAACGTTGTTGAGCTGGGCGCTGGGCCAGATGTGGCGGCGCGCCTAATTGCGACAGCGCCGGACGTTGTGTTCAACGCACTTCACGGGCGCTGGGGTGAAGACGGCTGCGTTCAGGGCATTCTCGAGTGGTTGCGTATTCCGTACACGCATTCGGGCGTATTGGCGTCGGCTTTGGCGATGGATAAGGCGAAGACGAAGTCGCTTTATGCTCGACACGGCATCCCGGTTGCTGAGAGTGATTTGTTTTCACGCGATGAGGTTGTCGCACGCCATGTGATGGCCCCGCCCTATGTGATCAAGCCAAACAATGAAGGGTCGTCGGTTGGCATATATATCGTGCCGGAAGGTGCCAACGGCCCCCCGATGATCGCAGATACGATGCCAGAGACGCTGATGGTTGAAGCCTATGTGCAGGGGCGTGAATTGACTGTGTCGGTGATGCATGACCGGGCGTTTTGCGTGACGGAGATCGTGACCGATGGGTGGTATGACTATCACGCCAAGTATGCGCCGGGCGGGTCGCGACATGTTTTGCCCGCAGAGGTTCCGTCGGAAATCTCTGAGGCCTGTCTCTCCTTGAGTGTAAAGGCACATCAGGCGTTGGGGTGTCGGGGTGTAAGTCGGACGGATTTCCGCTGGGACGATACGCGCGGGATTAATGGGCTGATTGCATTGGAGACGAATACCCAGCCGGGGATGACCCCAACGTCACTGGTGCCGGAGCAAGGGGCTTTCATAGGTATTTCGTTCCCGGATCTATGTGCGCAACTTGTCGAGGATGCTTCATGCGACCGATGA
- the murB gene encoding UDP-N-acetylmuramate dehydrogenase, whose product MGTLYDIETRGRVTEGYDLSGLTWLRVGGPADFLYLPADVDDLGATLAALPEYVPIFPMGVGSNLIVRDGGLRAVVVRLGRPFAEISIAGGVVTAGAAALDAHVARKSAEAGLDLTFLRTIPGSVGGAVRMNGGCYGTYTADYFVSAEVVLRDGSLVTMTADQLNFRYRQTDLPDAAVIVSAKFKPPIGEPEALKQRMDDQLAKRDATQPTKALTAGSTFRNPAGFSSTGQADDVHDLKAWKVIDDAGMRGARRGGAEMSPMHSNFLVNKQGASAADLEGLGEEVIQRVFETSGIRLEWEIMRVGEPTPEADKQS is encoded by the coding sequence ATGGGCACTTTATATGATATCGAGACGCGCGGACGGGTGACCGAGGGGTATGATCTGTCAGGCCTTACGTGGTTGCGGGTCGGAGGACCGGCCGATTTTCTATATCTGCCTGCAGATGTTGATGACTTAGGTGCGACGCTCGCGGCATTGCCCGAATACGTGCCGATTTTTCCGATGGGCGTTGGATCGAACCTGATTGTTCGGGATGGCGGATTACGGGCGGTTGTGGTGCGGTTGGGCCGGCCTTTTGCCGAGATTTCGATTGCGGGCGGTGTCGTTACGGCGGGTGCGGCTGCGCTGGATGCCCATGTTGCGCGGAAATCTGCTGAGGCAGGATTGGACCTGACGTTTTTGCGAACCATCCCGGGGTCTGTTGGTGGTGCAGTGCGGATGAATGGCGGGTGCTATGGGACCTATACAGCGGACTATTTCGTTTCGGCAGAAGTTGTGTTGCGGGATGGATCACTGGTGACCATGACGGCAGATCAGTTGAATTTTCGCTATCGTCAGACGGATTTGCCAGATGCAGCGGTGATCGTTTCAGCCAAGTTTAAACCGCCCATCGGCGAGCCTGAGGCTTTGAAACAGCGAATGGACGATCAATTGGCTAAGCGAGATGCGACGCAGCCGACCAAGGCGTTGACGGCGGGTTCCACGTTTCGAAACCCGGCTGGATTTAGTTCAACCGGGCAGGCGGACGACGTGCATGATCTAAAAGCCTGGAAGGTAATTGATGACGCCGGGATGCGAGGCGCGCGTCGGGGCGGAGCCGAGATGTCGCCTATGCATTCGAATTTTTTGGTGAACAAACAGGGTGCTTCGGCGGCTGATTTGGAGGGACTTGGCGAAGAGGTGATTCAACGGGTGTTCGAGACCTCGGGAATCAGATTAGAATGGGAAATCATGAGGGTCGGCGAACCGACCCCAGAGGCAGACAAGCAGTCCTAA
- a CDS encoding DUF2484 family protein, whose amino-acid sequence MNVSLILACIWALSANVIAMFPSKHKHWPSAYVLMTFGIPLLGFVYWENGFWIGTVVFIAAASILRWPVRFFLRWIANVTKRPAES is encoded by the coding sequence ATGAACGTATCGTTGATTTTGGCCTGCATCTGGGCGTTGTCCGCCAATGTGATTGCGATGTTTCCGTCGAAGCACAAGCATTGGCCATCTGCCTATGTCCTGATGACATTTGGCATTCCTTTGCTGGGATTCGTTTACTGGGAAAACGGGTTTTGGATCGGCACGGTGGTTTTCATCGCAGCGGCATCGATCCTGCGGTGGCCGGTGCGGTTCTTTTTGCGTTGGATCGCCAATGTGACGAAGCGGCCTGCAGAAAGCTAG
- a CDS encoding DUF2484 family protein, whose translation MSLSLIAGCVWVFCATVVAAFPMRRQFAPGFVLLLAAPVLLGWMAWEHGVWIMALGIFAFVSMFRHPLRYILRRVCGDRPEIPS comes from the coding sequence ATGAGCTTATCGCTGATAGCCGGGTGCGTCTGGGTGTTCTGCGCGACCGTGGTTGCTGCGTTTCCGATGCGCCGTCAGTTTGCGCCCGGTTTCGTGCTTTTGCTGGCCGCGCCGGTGTTGTTGGGTTGGATGGCCTGGGAACACGGGGTTTGGATAATGGCCCTTGGGATCTTCGCATTCGTGTCGATGTTCCGCCATCCCCTGCGATATATACTGCGCCGAGTTTGTGGCGACAGACCGGAGATACCGTCATGA
- a CDS encoding PA0069 family radical SAM protein translates to MKLPNARGRASRSNRSGRFEVLDYEAFDDGWDLEEVLAPARTEVSMELPRSVITKNTSPDLSFDRSINPYRGCEHGCIYCFARPTHAYLGLSPGLDFETKLIARPEAPKILQKELASKRYVPRPIALGTNTDPYQPIERRYSIMRGILEVLHAHNHPVTVVTKGTLIERDLDILGEMGRSGLASVGISVTSMDAKVSRAMEPRVPSPTRRLQTIRALTDAGCPVRVMVAPVVPGLTDHELESILTLAAEAGAKAASWIMLRLPLEVAPLFEEWLYANFPLRAERVLKLVREVRGGKVNDAAFGQRMTGQGVYAELIRDRFEKQRSRLRLDGSTSKLRTDLFQVPPKVGDQLSLF, encoded by the coding sequence TTGAAACTTCCTAACGCGCGTGGTCGAGCCTCTCGCTCAAACAGATCGGGGCGGTTCGAGGTATTGGACTATGAGGCATTTGACGACGGCTGGGACCTTGAAGAGGTGCTGGCGCCAGCTCGTACCGAAGTATCAATGGAGTTACCTCGTTCAGTCATTACAAAAAATACGTCGCCGGATTTGTCGTTTGATCGCTCAATTAATCCATATCGCGGATGCGAACATGGATGTATTTACTGCTTCGCCCGACCGACGCATGCATATCTAGGTCTGTCGCCTGGACTGGATTTCGAGACGAAACTAATAGCGCGGCCCGAAGCCCCGAAAATACTGCAGAAAGAATTGGCGTCAAAACGCTATGTGCCGCGGCCAATAGCATTAGGTACAAACACTGATCCCTATCAGCCTATTGAGCGTCGGTATTCGATTATGCGCGGGATTCTCGAGGTTTTGCATGCGCACAATCATCCGGTCACAGTGGTTACCAAGGGCACGTTGATCGAACGTGATTTGGATATTCTTGGAGAAATGGGTCGGTCCGGACTGGCAAGTGTCGGGATTTCAGTAACTTCTATGGATGCTAAGGTGTCACGAGCGATGGAACCTCGTGTGCCATCCCCAACGAGGAGATTACAGACTATCAGGGCGTTGACCGACGCCGGGTGCCCAGTTCGTGTCATGGTAGCTCCCGTTGTGCCTGGACTTACTGATCATGAGTTGGAGAGTATTCTCACATTGGCGGCAGAAGCCGGGGCCAAAGCAGCAAGCTGGATCATGTTGCGCCTACCTCTGGAAGTGGCTCCACTATTTGAAGAGTGGTTGTACGCAAATTTTCCGCTGCGAGCGGAGCGAGTCCTTAAATTAGTGCGAGAAGTTAGAGGTGGCAAAGTCAACGATGCCGCATTCGGTCAACGGATGACTGGGCAAGGTGTGTATGCGGAGTTGATACGTGACCGATTCGAGAAACAAAGGAGTCGCCTGAGACTTGATGGCAGTACGTCAAAGCTGCGCACGGATCTGTTTCAGGTTCCTCCAAAAGTCGGGGATCAGCTATCGCTGTTTTAA
- a CDS encoding cobalamin-binding protein, producing the protein MAEEEDIILSELEDDDLVLQMHDDLYDGLREEIEEGVDILLGRGWEPYRVLTEALVGGMTIVGKDFRDGILFVPEVLLAANAMKGGMAILKPLLAETGAPRMGKMVIGTVKGDIHDIGKNLVSMMMEGAGFEVVDLGINNAVEAYLEALDSEEPDILGMSALLTTTMPYMKVVIDTMIAQGIRDDYVILVGGAPLNEEFGKAIGADAYCRDAAVAVDTAKEFMSRKHNQLAAG; encoded by the coding sequence ATGGCCGAAGAAGAAGACATCATCCTCAGCGAACTCGAAGACGACGATCTCGTACTTCAAATGCACGATGACCTCTACGACGGGTTAAGAGAAGAGATCGAGGAAGGTGTCGATATTCTTCTTGGACGTGGCTGGGAGCCTTACCGCGTCCTCACTGAAGCTCTGGTCGGCGGCATGACAATCGTCGGCAAAGACTTTCGGGATGGCATTCTGTTTGTGCCTGAAGTGCTTTTGGCAGCCAACGCTATGAAGGGCGGAATGGCGATTTTGAAACCGCTTCTTGCGGAAACAGGTGCTCCTCGCATGGGCAAAATGGTTATCGGAACCGTCAAAGGCGATATCCACGACATTGGCAAAAACCTCGTCAGCATGATGATGGAGGGCGCTGGTTTTGAAGTTGTTGATTTGGGTATCAACAATGCTGTTGAGGCTTATCTTGAAGCATTGGACTCTGAAGAACCTGACATTCTCGGAATGTCAGCACTTTTGACAACGACGATGCCCTATATGAAAGTCGTAATTGACACTATGATCGCTCAGGGCATCCGTGACGACTATGTCATTCTCGTAGGCGGCGCACCGTTAAACGAAGAGTTCGGCAAAGCTATCGGCGCAGATGCCTATTGTCGTGATGCAGCCGTTGCTGTGGATACGGCCAAGGAATTCATGTCCCGCAAACATAATCAGCTTGCAGCGGGATAA
- a CDS encoding DUF1638 domain-containing protein: MDSFQTPPDDRILTQDGLAPKGAGRILILACGALAREIIAVLRANNLTHIDLQCLPAIYHNHPEKIVPAIEKTVAEVSENYETIFVAYADCGTGGQLQAAAERLGVHMMAGPHCYAFFEDTEEFVKRSEDEFTSFYLTDFLVRQFDAFVWRPLGLDRHPELRDMYFGHYEKLIYQAQIDDPKLTEAAKEQADRLGLEFERRFTGYGDLGKRIIELGDISDANP; encoded by the coding sequence ATGGACTCTTTCCAGACACCGCCGGATGATCGAATTTTGACTCAGGACGGCCTTGCACCGAAAGGCGCGGGCCGCATTCTGATACTTGCCTGTGGTGCCCTTGCCCGAGAGATTATTGCTGTTTTGCGCGCCAACAATCTTACACATATCGATCTGCAGTGCCTCCCTGCAATTTATCACAATCACCCTGAAAAAATTGTCCCAGCAATCGAAAAGACTGTCGCCGAAGTCTCGGAAAACTACGAAACGATCTTTGTTGCTTATGCAGATTGTGGAACCGGCGGCCAACTTCAGGCCGCGGCTGAGCGCTTGGGCGTTCACATGATGGCCGGCCCGCACTGTTACGCGTTTTTTGAGGACACAGAGGAATTTGTGAAACGTTCAGAGGACGAATTCACCTCGTTCTATCTGACCGACTTTCTTGTTCGGCAATTTGATGCGTTTGTCTGGCGGCCCCTTGGACTGGATCGGCACCCCGAGTTAAGAGACATGTATTTTGGACATTATGAAAAGCTGATCTATCAAGCCCAAATTGACGATCCCAAATTGACAGAGGCGGCAAAGGAACAAGCTGACCGACTTGGGCTTGAATTCGAGCGTCGTTTCACTGGTTATGGGGATCTGGGCAAGCGGATCATCGAACTCGGCGACATTTCTGACGCCAATCCATAA
- a CDS encoding cysteine desulfuration protein SufE: MATEQFEDIVETFEFLDDWEDRYRHVIDLGRAMPDLEDAFRVPATKVNGCASQVWILPEIQGTGPDAIFQFRGDSDAMIVRGLIAILANLYNGLTIREVISVNAAEELRRLGLDDHLSAQRSNGLRAMIERVADLAAKANAA; the protein is encoded by the coding sequence ATGGCAACCGAACAATTTGAAGACATTGTTGAAACTTTTGAGTTTCTGGATGATTGGGAAGATCGATACCGGCACGTAATCGATCTTGGGCGCGCAATGCCAGATTTAGAGGATGCGTTCAGAGTTCCGGCAACAAAAGTAAATGGGTGCGCAAGTCAAGTTTGGATTTTACCAGAAATCCAAGGCACCGGACCTGATGCGATATTCCAGTTTCGCGGTGACAGCGACGCAATGATTGTTCGTGGGCTAATCGCTATTCTTGCAAATCTCTACAATGGTTTGACGATTCGAGAAGTAATTTCCGTGAACGCGGCTGAGGAACTAAGACGATTGGGTCTTGATGATCACCTATCGGCACAAAGATCGAACGGTTTGCGCGCTATGATTGAGCGCGTCGCGGACTTAGCCGCCAAAGCCAACGCGGCCTAG
- a CDS encoding IS3 family transposase (programmed frameshift) → MRQTTGTRRSPGEKIVKEIKRATRKQYSSEEKIRIVLDGLRGEDSIAELCRREGISQGIYYKWSKDFMEAGKRRLAGDTARAATTDEVKDLRREARDLKEVVAEQTLELRLLKKKHDRRWGRPRMRYAASEKLEIIRLVEGSHLSARRTLAKLGIPRTTFYRWYDRYRQRGDAGLVDQAPKPRHVWNRIPDEVRRKVVKLALQETELSPRELAVTFTDRERYFVSESSVYRALKAHDLITSPAFIVLKAANEFKDKTTAINQLWQTDFTYLKVLGWGWFYLSTILDDYSRYIISWKLCTNMRAEDVTDTLDLALQASGCDQVHVIHKPRLLSDNGSSYVSGDLAEWLQDKGMKHSRGAPYHPQTQGKIERWHQTLKNRILLENYFLPGDLETQIEAFVDHYNHKRYHESLNNVTPADVYFGRDKAILRQRERIKRKTLEARRLHHRQRAA, encoded by the exons ATGAGACAGACAACTGGAACTCGCAGGAGCCCCGGCGAGAAGATCGTCAAAGAGATCAAGCGCGCGACGCGCAAACAGTATTCGTCAGAAGAGAAGATCCGGATCGTGCTGGATGGCTTGCGTGGCGAAGACAGCATTGCTGAGTTGTGCCGTCGTGAGGGAATATCTCAAGGTATCTACTACAAATGGTCCAAGGACTTCATGGAAGCTGGCAAACGGCGGCTTGCTGGAGATACGGCGCGTGCGGCTACGACCGACGAAGTCAAGGACCTGCGCCGCGAAGCCCGAGACCTGAAGGAGGTCGTTGCCGAGCAAACACTGGAACTGCGTCTTCTCA AAAAAAAGCATGACCGGCGGTGGGGGCGACCAAGAATGAGGTATGCTGCATCTGAGAAGTTGGAGATCATCCGGCTTGTTGAGGGGTCGCATTTGTCTGCTCGTCGAACATTGGCAAAGCTGGGCATCCCCCGCACCACATTTTACCGTTGGTATGATCGGTATCGGCAGCGCGGCGACGCTGGCCTTGTGGATCAAGCGCCTAAGCCCAGACATGTCTGGAACCGCATCCCCGACGAAGTCCGGCGCAAGGTCGTCAAGCTGGCGCTGCAGGAGACGGAGCTGTCGCCGCGCGAACTGGCAGTGACGTTCACGGATCGGGAGCGCTACTTCGTCTCGGAATCTTCAGTCTATCGGGCCCTGAAGGCCCACGATCTGATCACCAGCCCGGCCTTTATCGTGCTCAAGGCGGCAAACGAGTTCAAAGACAAGACCACTGCGATCAACCAGCTTTGGCAAACCGACTTCACCTATCTCAAAGTGCTTGGCTGGGGCTGGTTCTATCTCAGCACAATCCTGGACGACTACAGCCGCTACATCATCTCGTGGAAACTCTGCACGAACATGCGGGCAGAGGACGTGACGGACACCCTGGATTTGGCGCTACAAGCATCAGGGTGCGATCAGGTTCACGTCATCCACAAACCCCGCCTCCTCAGCGACAACGGGTCCAGTTACGTCTCTGGCGATCTGGCTGAATGGCTGCAGGACAAAGGCATGAAGCATTCTCGGGGCGCACCATATCATCCCCAGACACAGGGCAAGATCGAGAGGTGGCATCAAACCCTGAAGAACCGCATCCTATTGGAGAACTACTTCCTTCCGGGAGACCTCGAAACCCAGATCGAAGCCTTCGTCGATCACTACAATCACAAGCGCTACCACGAGAGCCTGAACAACGTCACACCCGCCGACGTCTACTTCGGGCGTGACAAAGCCATTCTAAGACAACGGGAAAGGATCAAACGAAAGACGCTCGAAGCGCGGCGCTTGCATCACAGACAGCGCGCCGCATAA
- a CDS encoding AbrB family transcriptional regulator: MATVSFNKVGRQTLAVFIGLIGAIVGTLVGLPLPWMLGSMILVTLASLASAPLLPPVTLRSLLLPILGIMLGAGFHADTFEKIAQWTTTLLIMPFFVMAAFSGAFVFYRNLGKFDLVTAYFSSAPGGLNDMMILGGAAGGDERRIALAHASRILIVVCLISLFFGAILDVSTDATQRNYITFSSVPMMDLSILMACAVVGSLAGPYLGLPAPQLLGPMILSAIVHLTGITDAPPPTMAVNAAQLVMGTVVGTRFLGVPIIIVAREIRLAVGATCSMLLATIIASVCVTWLTDIDIFETLLAFSPGGLPEMSLLSLAIGADVAFVVTIHIFRIILVIVAAPLAFRLLSKS; this comes from the coding sequence ATGGCTACAGTGTCGTTCAATAAGGTGGGCCGACAAACACTTGCAGTATTCATTGGATTGATTGGTGCCATCGTCGGAACGCTGGTTGGTTTGCCGCTTCCGTGGATGCTTGGTTCCATGATTTTGGTAACCCTAGCTTCGCTGGCTTCGGCCCCATTGCTGCCGCCTGTCACGCTTCGTAGTCTGCTTCTCCCGATTCTCGGCATAATGTTGGGCGCAGGATTTCACGCCGATACGTTCGAGAAGATCGCACAATGGACGACCACTCTTTTGATTATGCCATTCTTCGTCATGGCAGCATTTTCTGGTGCATTCGTTTTCTATCGCAATCTGGGTAAATTTGATCTGGTGACGGCGTATTTCTCGTCTGCTCCCGGGGGACTAAACGACATGATGATCCTAGGCGGTGCAGCCGGAGGGGATGAGCGGCGCATCGCATTGGCCCATGCCAGTAGAATCTTGATTGTTGTCTGCCTAATCAGCCTTTTCTTTGGAGCAATACTTGACGTAAGTACCGACGCTACCCAGCGTAATTACATTACGTTTTCATCGGTGCCAATGATGGATCTGAGCATATTAATGGCGTGCGCAGTCGTGGGCTCCTTGGCTGGCCCCTACCTAGGGCTTCCAGCACCGCAACTTCTGGGGCCTATGATACTCTCAGCCATCGTTCACCTCACCGGAATAACTGATGCTCCGCCACCAACAATGGCTGTTAATGCCGCACAACTCGTCATGGGCACAGTAGTCGGCACACGCTTCTTGGGCGTGCCGATAATCATTGTTGCACGCGAAATTAGATTGGCAGTAGGAGCAACATGCTCCATGTTGCTGGCCACGATAATCGCATCGGTTTGTGTGACCTGGCTGACGGACATTGATATTTTTGAAACGCTTCTGGCTTTTTCGCCGGGCGGATTGCCTGAAATGAGTTTGTTGTCACTTGCGATTGGGGCCGACGTTGCCTTCGTCGTGACAATTCACATATTTCGGATCATTCTGGTCATTGTCGCCGCGCCCCTGGCATTTAGACTCTTGTCCAAAAGCTAA
- the rnd gene encoding ribonuclease D translates to MITITTTDGLQAFCEMAAQHAYVTVDTEFLRERTYYSKLCLVQLAVPAKGEDSAVLVDPLSKGISLEPLYELFRDESVVKVFHAARQDLEIFFVDAGVLPVPLFDTQVAAMVAGFGEQVGYEKLVRKIANAPLDKSSRFTDWSRRPLTDAQKTYALADVTHLRDIYEHLRDDLERTGRKSWLEEELTTLTDTGNYIVDPEFAWKRLKTRTNSGKFLAIVRELAKFRETFAQERNIPRGRVVKDDALMELASTKPKTVEGLGRSRLLLREARKGDIAEGLLAAIRVGLATKPEDFPNPDRSREKLQVNPALADLLRVLLKAKSENLGVAQKLIATSADLDEIAAGKRDVSALSGWRAEAFGNDAVQLCEGKLALRANGSSIEVIQI, encoded by the coding sequence ATGATCACCATAACAACGACAGATGGCCTTCAAGCATTTTGCGAGATGGCAGCTCAACATGCCTATGTCACAGTCGACACCGAGTTTCTTAGAGAACGAACCTATTACTCGAAGCTCTGTCTGGTTCAACTTGCCGTTCCCGCCAAGGGTGAAGACTCCGCAGTTCTTGTTGATCCGCTTTCCAAGGGTATTTCTTTAGAACCATTGTATGAGCTCTTCAGGGATGAGAGCGTTGTCAAAGTCTTCCATGCTGCAAGGCAAGACTTGGAGATCTTCTTTGTCGATGCTGGTGTCCTCCCGGTGCCTTTGTTTGACACGCAGGTTGCCGCTATGGTTGCGGGTTTTGGCGAACAAGTTGGCTACGAAAAACTGGTTCGAAAAATCGCAAATGCGCCGCTGGATAAATCTTCAAGATTTACCGACTGGTCACGACGCCCTTTAACCGATGCACAGAAAACATATGCTTTGGCCGACGTTACGCACCTTCGGGACATCTACGAGCATCTTAGGGACGATTTAGAGCGTACCGGGCGTAAATCTTGGTTGGAAGAAGAACTGACCACGCTCACGGATACTGGAAATTACATTGTTGATCCAGAATTTGCCTGGAAGCGCTTAAAGACGCGGACGAATTCGGGAAAATTTCTTGCGATTGTCCGGGAGTTGGCAAAATTTCGTGAAACTTTTGCCCAAGAACGAAATATTCCTCGCGGGCGCGTTGTAAAAGACGATGCATTGATGGAGTTGGCGTCGACCAAGCCGAAAACCGTTGAGGGTCTGGGCCGATCGCGGCTTTTGCTTCGCGAGGCGCGAAAAGGTGATATCGCTGAGGGGCTACTGGCTGCTATTCGTGTGGGCCTTGCGACTAAGCCGGAAGACTTTCCAAACCCAGATCGATCCCGCGAAAAGCTTCAGGTTAACCCAGCTTTGGCAGACTTGTTGCGTGTGCTCCTTAAGGCGAAATCTGAGAATCTTGGCGTTGCTCAAAAGTTGATCGCGACTTCCGCTGATTTGGATGAAATCGCTGCTGGAAAAAGGGACGTTTCTGCTCTTTCGGGCTGGCGAGCAGAAGCCTTTGGAAACGATGCGGTTCAACTTTGTGAAGGCAAGCTGGCCCTGCGCGCAAACGGCTCGTCAATTGAAGTGATCCAGATTTAG
- a CDS encoding phosphoribosylglycinamide formyltransferase, which produces MTNVAILISGGGSNMVSLLRDMNGQHPANPVIVLSNVPNAGGIDLARELGVHTAIVDHRKYGNDRTEFEADIMRELKAVNVDLVCLAGFMRILTSNFVQAWQKRMLNIHPSLLPKYPALHTHDRALEAGDQRAGCTVHLVTPELDAGPILGQAEVAITEGETPESLAAKVLKQEHKLYPQVLRKYVSGDETPVFLPI; this is translated from the coding sequence GTGACAAATGTGGCCATTTTGATTTCGGGCGGCGGATCCAACATGGTTTCGCTCCTTAGAGATATGAATGGCCAGCATCCTGCAAATCCTGTCATTGTACTTTCAAACGTCCCGAACGCTGGCGGCATTGATCTTGCACGAGAACTCGGCGTTCACACTGCAATCGTTGACCATCGAAAATATGGTAATGATCGGACTGAATTTGAAGCTGATATAATGCGCGAGCTCAAAGCGGTTAACGTTGATCTAGTTTGCTTGGCCGGGTTCATGCGAATCCTGACATCAAATTTTGTGCAGGCCTGGCAAAAAAGAATGCTGAACATCCACCCTTCGCTTTTGCCGAAGTATCCCGCTTTGCATACGCATGATCGCGCGCTTGAAGCTGGCGACCAGCGAGCAGGTTGCACAGTTCATCTGGTCACGCCAGAGTTGGACGCAGGGCCGATTTTGGGGCAGGCCGAGGTAGCAATAACAGAGGGCGAAACTCCAGAATCTCTGGCGGCAAAAGTGCTGAAGCAAGAGCATAAACTGTATCCACAAGTACTTCGGAAATATGTGTCCGGAGATGAGACACCAGTTTTCTTGCCCATCTAG